One window of Candidatus Nanopelagicales bacterium genomic DNA carries:
- a CDS encoding redox-sensing transcriptional repressor Rex, whose translation MSPQSQVSGRLAAARDIPAATVARLPIYHRVLGQLLDDDVATVSSAELADLTGVNSAKVRKDLSHLGSYGVRGVGYDVAYLNYQISRGLGLTNDSTVIIVGAGNLGRALASYAGFASRGFRVLALLDVDDTLVGQSVGPVAVGSASELERIARHAAPDIGVVATPAESAQEVCDRLVAAGVTSILNFAPTVLTVPSHIEVRKVDLGLELQILAFHAQQRRGDAPRNGAGVPRAVDVSGLDLRDAATGNSRREVPA comes from the coding sequence TTGTCGCCGCAGTCGCAGGTCTCCGGCCGGCTAGCAGCCGCCCGCGACATCCCCGCTGCGACGGTCGCGCGCCTTCCGATCTACCACCGTGTCCTCGGGCAGCTCCTGGACGACGACGTCGCCACGGTGAGCTCGGCCGAGCTCGCCGACCTGACCGGTGTCAACAGCGCCAAGGTTCGTAAGGACCTGTCCCACCTGGGTTCCTATGGGGTGCGGGGAGTTGGCTACGACGTCGCCTATCTCAACTACCAGATCTCCCGCGGACTCGGACTGACCAATGACTCCACAGTGATCATCGTGGGGGCCGGCAACTTGGGTCGTGCCCTGGCCTCGTATGCCGGTTTCGCGAGCCGGGGTTTCCGGGTTCTCGCCTTGCTGGACGTCGACGACACACTCGTGGGCCAGTCGGTCGGACCAGTAGCGGTCGGCTCTGCTTCCGAACTCGAGCGCATCGCCCGTCACGCTGCCCCCGACATCGGCGTCGTGGCCACGCCCGCCGAGTCTGCCCAAGAGGTGTGCGACCGACTCGTGGCCGCAGGAGTCACCAGTATCCTCAACTTCGCTCCAACCGTGCTGACCGTGCCCTCTCACATCGAGGTTCGGAAGGTCGATCTGGGACTGGAACTGCAGATCTTGGCGTTCCACGCCCAGCAGCGTCGTGGCGACGCACCGCGCAACGGCGCCGGGGTGCCGCGTGCAGTCGATGTCTCCGGCTTGGACCTGCGCGACGCCGCCACCGGGAACTCCCGACGGGAGGTGCCCGCGTGA
- a CDS encoding ROK family protein, translated as MSAGAAQYLAVDIGTTSLRAGVVSHGTVTESAVTAHPPEADATKLLDSVLFAIDVVLSASAEPVEGLAVSCPGPLKLPSGDVSPLGISAWRDFPLRDHLADRFGLPVLIDRDAVCLARGEQLGGRGNVLGVLCDATVTSGLVLHDDVAVDGDVAHVVVTGDSAPCRCGAHGCLAATVDADRILATAARGGARAQDLTDLVAMARRGDKCAADALHAAGTALGTALASAAALLDLDVAAIGGGLSHAADLVMDGVFAAWERHYSGGSNRRCRVVLAAPDSVLIGAATLFRGAPDTGPRNGFP; from the coding sequence ATGAGCGCGGGCGCCGCGCAGTATCTGGCCGTGGACATCGGCACGACGTCCCTGCGTGCGGGAGTCGTTTCGCACGGGACTGTCACGGAATCGGCGGTCACCGCCCACCCCCCGGAGGCCGACGCCACCAAGCTGCTCGATTCGGTCCTCTTCGCGATCGACGTCGTCCTGTCCGCCTCGGCCGAGCCGGTCGAGGGTCTGGCCGTGTCTTGTCCCGGCCCACTGAAGCTGCCCAGTGGTGACGTCTCACCGCTGGGGATCAGCGCATGGCGGGATTTCCCGCTGCGCGACCATCTGGCCGATCGCTTCGGGCTGCCCGTCCTCATCGACCGCGACGCCGTGTGCCTGGCCCGCGGCGAGCAGCTCGGCGGGCGGGGCAACGTGCTGGGTGTCCTCTGCGACGCGACAGTGACGTCCGGTCTCGTGCTCCACGACGACGTCGCCGTGGACGGCGACGTCGCCCATGTCGTCGTGACCGGCGATAGCGCTCCATGTCGCTGTGGTGCGCACGGCTGCCTCGCGGCCACCGTCGACGCCGACAGGATTCTCGCCACTGCCGCACGCGGCGGTGCGCGCGCGCAGGACCTGACGGATCTGGTCGCGATGGCGCGTCGCGGCGACAAGTGCGCAGCAGATGCTCTGCACGCGGCCGGGACCGCGCTCGGTACCGCACTCGCGTCGGCAGCGGCACTGCTGGACCTCGACGTCGCAGCGATCGGCGGCGGGCTGTCCCACGCCGCGGACCTGGTGATGGATGGTGTTTTCGCGGCCTGGGAACGCCACTACAGCGGTGGGTCCAACCGACGCTGCCGAGTCGTCCTGGCGGCACCCGACAGTGTGCTGATCGGCGCTGCCACGTTGTTCCGAGGTGCCCCGGATACGGGGCCACGCAACGGCTTTCCATAG
- a CDS encoding heavy metal-binding domain-containing protein, whose translation MTDSANLMPPAGWYNDPQDQSQLRYWDGDQWTDQTRPVPGAEPPQPEPPQPAPVAPPAETAATAAAEPQQDHTVAEPQVQFADLATQGDVPGGQESGGIRFADEAAVESSPFRFAEEERIDVIETGPAETTGTAATSSTAPAQQRAGADVLVSTASALPGYRVTRVLGEVHAVAVRSRSSLSNMGGGFRAMLGGEAEGYSELLGESRNEAVAGLRAAAANMDANAVLAMRFDSGEIAELVNEVVAYGTAVVVAQE comes from the coding sequence ATGACCGACAGCGCGAATCTGATGCCCCCGGCCGGTTGGTACAACGATCCGCAGGATCAGTCCCAGCTGCGGTACTGGGACGGCGACCAGTGGACCGATCAGACCCGACCAGTCCCCGGTGCCGAACCCCCACAGCCCGAACCCCCGCAGCCCGCGCCAGTGGCACCTCCGGCCGAAACAGCCGCAACCGCTGCCGCAGAGCCGCAGCAAGACCACACCGTGGCCGAGCCGCAGGTCCAGTTCGCGGACCTCGCGACGCAGGGTGACGTGCCCGGGGGGCAGGAATCCGGGGGGATCCGATTCGCCGACGAGGCAGCGGTGGAATCGTCGCCCTTCCGGTTCGCCGAGGAGGAGCGGATCGACGTTATCGAGACCGGTCCGGCCGAAACGACCGGAACCGCTGCCACGTCGTCAACCGCGCCCGCACAGCAACGCGCGGGAGCAGATGTCCTGGTCTCCACCGCTTCGGCGCTGCCCGGTTACCGAGTGACACGGGTTCTGGGTGAGGTGCACGCGGTCGCGGTGCGCAGTCGCAGTTCCCTGTCCAACATGGGTGGGGGATTTCGCGCCATGCTCGGCGGCGAAGCCGAGGGCTACAGCGAGTTGCTCGGCGAGAGCAGGAACGAGGCAGTGGCGGGGCTGCGCGCAGCGGCCGCGAACATGGATGCCAACGCCGTCCTCGCCATGCGGTTCGACTCCGGCGAGATCGCGGAACTCGTGAACGAGGTGGTGGCCTACGGCACTGCCGTGGTCGTCGCGCAGGAATGA
- a CDS encoding MurT ligase domain-containing protein: protein MTTSTSGKLPLRTRAAIGAGRAASALSRVAGRGEGMVIGGQVILRLAPEAITELAQGRVAALVSATNGKTSTTKLLATAMEQAGPVVSQPTGANMSTGIVMTLSECPADATVVLEVDEAYLPRTMTQTRPRVLLLGNLSRDQLDRMNEVAMTARSWRTMLTDHPDVIVVANADDPMIEFAAATAPNVVWVAAGQAWTSDSSVCAQCGALLSRAEGTWSCPGCGRHRPTPAWQLRDGSAVGPDGVTYDLSRLGLPGRFNQANATLVLAALAALGLDPGEGLRRMESVQSVSGRYGSFRVGDLRIRLFLAKNPAGWSELLDVMPPAPTPVIITINSDFADGRDPSWLWDVPFEKLRGRTVVATGFRRRDLAVRLTQAGVDHVVIEDPYVPDAPLPTGMRDLTEVHVCATYTAFHQLRTTGAAV, encoded by the coding sequence GTGACCACATCGACGTCGGGGAAACTCCCCCTGCGGACCCGCGCGGCCATCGGTGCGGGACGTGCCGCGTCAGCGCTCTCGCGGGTTGCCGGGCGCGGGGAGGGCATGGTCATCGGCGGCCAGGTCATCCTGCGACTGGCCCCCGAGGCCATCACGGAACTCGCGCAGGGGCGGGTCGCGGCACTGGTGTCGGCGACGAACGGGAAGACCTCCACGACGAAACTGCTGGCTACGGCCATGGAGCAGGCCGGGCCGGTGGTCTCACAGCCGACGGGGGCGAATATGTCCACGGGCATCGTGATGACACTGTCGGAGTGTCCGGCGGACGCCACGGTCGTTCTGGAGGTCGACGAGGCCTACCTGCCCCGCACGATGACCCAGACCCGCCCCCGGGTCCTGCTGCTGGGGAACTTGAGCCGCGACCAACTGGATCGCATGAATGAGGTCGCGATGACCGCGCGGTCGTGGCGGACCATGTTGACCGACCACCCAGACGTGATCGTGGTGGCCAATGCCGACGACCCCATGATCGAGTTCGCTGCCGCCACCGCACCGAATGTCGTGTGGGTCGCGGCCGGCCAAGCCTGGACGTCGGACTCCTCGGTCTGCGCCCAATGTGGAGCACTGTTGTCGCGAGCCGAGGGGACATGGTCCTGTCCGGGATGTGGTCGACATCGACCGACCCCGGCGTGGCAGCTGCGAGACGGGTCGGCCGTCGGTCCGGACGGGGTCACGTACGACCTGTCACGACTTGGCCTCCCGGGGCGGTTCAACCAGGCGAACGCGACCCTGGTGCTGGCTGCTCTGGCGGCCTTGGGTTTGGACCCGGGCGAAGGGCTGCGCCGCATGGAATCCGTGCAGTCGGTGTCGGGGCGTTACGGTTCCTTCCGCGTCGGCGACCTCCGCATCAGGCTGTTCCTCGCCAAGAACCCCGCCGGCTGGTCGGAGTTGCTCGATGTGATGCCGCCGGCACCGACGCCGGTGATCATCACGATCAACTCCGACTTCGCCGACGGGCGCGATCCGTCGTGGCTATGGGACGTCCCGTTCGAGAAACTGCGCGGCCGTACCGTGGTGGCGACCGGGTTCCGCCGCCGGGATCTCGCCGTGCGACTCACCCAGGCCGGTGTCGACCACGTGGTCATCGAGGATCCCTACGTGCCCGACGCCCCGCTGCCGACGGGCATGAGGGACTTGACGGAAGTGCACGTGTGCGCGACGTATACGGCCTTTCACCAGTTGCGGACGACGGGGGCTGCGGTATGA
- a CDS encoding glutamyl-tRNA reductase, whose product MTLLVVGSSHLSAPMDVLEALAAAEAGHLSAEALASPHVAESMVVSTCNRVEVYAEVDRFHAAVDDLIAALAKAGGIPIADLTPQCYVHYDERAAQHLFEVTAGLNSMVVGEQQIMGQIRTSLAAAQESGTAGRELNEAAQAALRVGKRVRSETGLDRAGATIVTVAYADAFERLATLGGPKPQDSHMVIVGSGALSGLAVAHAGRVGVASVTVAGRTEEKAQRLADSYNARGTHIDELPDLLAAADIVVFCTGAVGTIVDRGDVAEAMLSRPQRPLVLVDLALPHDTDPRTAAIPGVARIDLAGLSERPEARADHADTLAANTILSDELRSYFAARAARAVEPVLVSLRGRATAVVDAELQRLRERLAGLTESDWALVERSLRRTVNALMHTPTVRIKELAADPDGQRYADALNSLFDLSVDLVDVISVSRENPDDPGDTP is encoded by the coding sequence GTGACCCTGCTCGTCGTTGGCTCCAGCCACCTGTCTGCCCCTATGGATGTTCTTGAGGCCTTGGCCGCCGCCGAAGCCGGACACTTGTCTGCTGAGGCCCTGGCCAGTCCGCATGTCGCTGAAAGCATGGTCGTGTCGACATGCAATCGGGTCGAGGTCTACGCCGAAGTCGATCGGTTCCACGCCGCCGTGGATGACCTCATCGCCGCCCTGGCCAAGGCCGGCGGCATCCCCATCGCCGACCTCACACCGCAGTGTTACGTGCACTACGACGAACGAGCCGCCCAGCACTTGTTCGAAGTCACGGCCGGCCTGAACTCCATGGTCGTCGGCGAACAGCAGATCATGGGTCAGATCAGGACGTCACTGGCCGCTGCCCAGGAGTCCGGTACTGCCGGACGGGAGTTGAACGAAGCCGCCCAAGCGGCACTGCGGGTTGGCAAACGCGTCCGCTCCGAGACCGGGCTCGATCGTGCTGGGGCCACGATCGTGACCGTCGCCTACGCCGATGCGTTCGAGCGACTGGCCACACTCGGTGGCCCGAAGCCGCAAGACAGTCACATGGTCATCGTCGGATCCGGGGCATTGAGCGGTCTGGCCGTGGCGCACGCTGGCCGTGTCGGAGTCGCCTCCGTCACCGTGGCCGGGCGAACGGAAGAGAAGGCGCAACGACTGGCCGACTCCTACAACGCCCGGGGCACCCACATCGACGAACTCCCCGACTTGCTGGCAGCCGCCGACATCGTCGTGTTCTGCACCGGGGCTGTAGGCACCATCGTCGACCGCGGTGACGTGGCGGAAGCGATGCTGAGCAGGCCCCAGCGCCCTCTGGTTCTCGTTGACCTGGCCTTGCCCCACGACACCGACCCCAGGACCGCTGCGATTCCCGGCGTCGCCCGGATCGATCTTGCCGGCCTGTCGGAACGGCCGGAGGCGCGGGCTGATCACGCCGACACCCTGGCGGCCAACACAATCCTGTCCGACGAATTGCGGAGCTACTTCGCGGCCCGTGCTGCCCGGGCGGTCGAACCGGTGCTCGTCAGTCTGCGGGGCCGCGCCACGGCGGTCGTGGACGCGGAACTGCAACGCCTGCGTGAGCGGCTCGCGGGATTGACCGAGTCCGATTGGGCGCTCGTCGAACGCTCACTGCGACGGACCGTCAACGCCCTGATGCACACCCCGACCGTACGCATCAAGGAACTCGCTGCCGATCCCGATGGTCAGCGCTACGCCGACGCGCTCAACTCCCTGTTCGATCTGTCAGTCGACCTCGTGGACGTCATCAGTGTCTCCCGCGAGAACCCGGACGACCCGGGGGATACGCCATGA